One genomic segment of Balaenoptera musculus isolate JJ_BM4_2016_0621 chromosome 11, mBalMus1.pri.v3, whole genome shotgun sequence includes these proteins:
- the LOC118904248 gene encoding LOW QUALITY PROTEIN: extended synaptotagmin-1-like (The sequence of the model RefSeq protein was modified relative to this genomic sequence to represent the inferred CDS: substituted 2 bases at 2 genomic stop codons) — MGEGDSDHGSEVEEPPRDQVGLGRSFQSHVVEEDLHPHWNEVFEVIVTSIPGQELEVEVFDKDLDKDDFLGRCKVSLTTALNNGFLDEWLTLEDVSSGRLHLRLERLTPRPTAAELEDVLQMNGLIQTQKSAELATALLSVYLEWAEDLRLRKGTKPPSPYATLALGDTSHKTKTVFQTSAPVWDESASSLIRKPNSESLELQIRGEGTGTRGLLSLPLSELLVADRLCLDRWFMLSNGPGQELLRAQLGVLVSQHSGVEAHSHSXSHSSSSLSEEPELWGGFPHITSSAPELRQCLTHSDSPLEAPAGPVGQVKLTVWYYSEERKLVSIIHSCWALQQNERDPPYPYVSLLLLPDKNQGTKRTTSQKKRTLNPEFNERFEWELPLDEAFQXKLDVSVKSSSSFMSRERELLGKVQLDLAEIDLSQGAVQWYDLMDDKDKGSS; from the exons ATGGGCGAGGGAGACAGTGATCATGGGTCGGAGGTGGAGGAGCCTCCCAGGGACCAGGTGGGACTAG GACGAAGCTTCCAGAGCCACGTTGTTGAGGAAGATCTCCATCCCCATTGGAACGAGGTCTTTGAGGTGATCGTCACATCAATTCCAGGCCAAGAGCTAGAGGTTGAGGTTTTTGACAAGGACCTGGACAAGGATGACTTTCTGGGCAGGTGTAAAGTGAGTCTCACCACAGCCCTAAACAATGGCTTCCTTGATGAGTGGCTGACCCTGGAGGATGTCTCATCTGGCCGCCTACACTTGCGTCTGGAGCGTCTGACCCCCCGTCCCACTGCTGCCGAGTTAGAGGATGTGCTGCAGATGAACGGTTTGATCCAGACTCAGAAGAGTGCAGAACTGGCGACAGCCCTGCTCTCCGTCTACCTGGAGTGGGCTGAGGACCTGCGGCTCCGAAAAGGTACCAAGCCTCCCAGCCCTTATGCTACTCTTGCTTTGGGAGATACTTCTCATAAAACTAAGACTGTTTTCCAAACGTCAGCCCCTGTCTGGGATGAGAGTGCCTCCTCTCTCATCAGGAAACCAAACTCTGAGAGCCTGGAGTTGCAGATTCGGGGTGAGGGGACTGGCACACGGGGCTTGttatctctgcctctctctgaaCTCCTCGTGGCTGACCGGCTCTGCTTGGACCGCTGGTTTATGCTCAGCAATGGTCCAGGGCAGGAGCTACTGCGAGCACAGCTCGGGGTCCTGGTGTCCCAGCACTCAGGGGTGGAAGCTCACAGCCACAGCTAGAGCCACAGCTCCTCATCTCTGAGCGAAGAACCAGAGCTCTGGGGGGGATTCCCTCACATCACTTCCTCAGCCCCAGAGCTCCGGCAGTGCCTAACACACAGTGACAGTCCCCTTGAGGCTCCAGCCGGGCCTGTGGGCCAGGTGAAACTGACTGTTTGGTACTACAGTGAAGAACGCAAGCTGGTCAGCATCATTCACAGTTGCTGGGCCCTTCAACAAAATGAACGGGATCCCCCCTACCCCTACGTGTCACTGTTGCTACTGCCAGACAAGAACCAGGGCACCAAGAGGACGACCTCACAGAAGAAGAGGACCCTAAATCCTGAATTCAATGAACGGTTTGAGTGGGAATTGCCCCTGGATGAGGCCTTTCAGTGAAAGCTGGATGTCTCTGTGAAGTCTAGTTCCTCCTTCATGTCAAGAGAGCGTGAGCTGCTGGGGAAGGTGCAGTTGGACCTCGCTGAGATAGACCTTTCCCAGGGTGCAGTCCAGTGGTATGACCTCATGGATGACAAGGACAAGGGCAGCTCCTAG